The genomic window gctcccagggcagccacaAGTCACTGATGACTTTCACTTACTGCTAACGCAGCTGAGCAACGAGAGGGAGGCTCCATTTCCCAATGTTCATGTCTTAGAGCCAGCTGGGGGCTCTCCAGCCTTTGATTCTGACCCGAAGGAGCACTCCAGACTCTAATAAGCAATACAAGAGATCACAGACCCCAGCCAGCTCAGAAATACCCAGGATGTGTGTGCCATGGACAGATCTGTTAAAGCCAACACCTAATGCCAGCCATGTTACAGGTAAAGCTGCAGCTAAGCAGGCCAGTgttctgccaggggatggtggggctgctctgcccatcACAGTGCTTGGCCCCAGGGGTGTCAGGAGGGAACCTGCTCCCgggtgctggcaggagcagagtgCAGCACCCCCCTGCCCTCGAGCTCCCTGGGCACTGACCCCTCTGCTCCCAAGGCCCACACGGGCTGCCCTTCCTCTGAGAGATCTGTAAGAGGTGGTAACAGCAGAACTTGCCACACAGCTCCTTCTGCCCAGACActgcccaaagctgtgctgaCAGGTCTGTGAGCCACAGCACAGTCCCACAGCAacgggctgggcagggtgtaCAGTCCCAAGTACCTGTTATTGATCAACCACAACGACTGCCCAAGTACGACAGGGATACAAACACAAAGGCACTGGGGAGTCACCTGACAGAATCAGCCAGAAAGCTGGCatggattttcatttttatgtcaAAGATTAATTCACACTCTTCAAATAAGTAAAAACAAGTCAACAAACAGCGGAGACATTCCCTATTTACAAAATACACTGAGATTCAATTTCCCAGCAGTTCTCAGAATGTGTAACTGGAAAGAAACTCCTGCCAACCTGCTTCTACCTGAGCAGCACCACATCTGTTACTGGTGGACAATTCATGTGTCTGCTGAAAACTCTGCTTTCAAGTCTGTGCATGGACACAAGGACACATTCCACGGATGTGCAGGGAACAGAATACAGGCAAAGGAATGTTACCTGTTTCTCCAGCCTGCCTGTGAGCTGGCTGTTTGAGCCCACACAGCCCCCACTGGCCCTGAGGAGACACAATCAGCTGGAGGGGCCCATGCTCCCTGAAAAGGCTCCCCACTATGACCTGGACTACAGCACTGCGATGGGAAAAGGCAAGACTCAGAACATTTACCTCTGGTGAACAATGTACAGGCCcctggggaagcagctgtgAAAGTGTTCCTAAACTAGGATCTGGTCTCTGTGGCTGAGATCAGCCAGGCAAGAATCCAATCACGAAGGCAAATAAGGCATTGAAGGTACAGTGTGAGTAGAAACGTGTCAACCGCAGAGAAGATACAATGTGGGTTTGTGTAAGTGCAAAGGCAAGaggcagaaaaaaccccaagccttTAAGCATCATCTTTCCACCAACATAACGTTTGTCAGGTGTTCAGGTGGTGCTGGAAACCCTCACATACAAACCCACGCTGTGACCCACAGGCACCCCGAGGCTACGCTGGCAGGGAAATTCCATCAAAACAAATGACTCAAACAAAACCAGTGCTGGCCTGCCACTTACAACAAATTGGTGTTTCCAATACAGTGAAAGTTACTTTGTATGAGTATGTTCCATATAGCTGCCCTGACCTTACACCTCTTCGCAGTGTTCTGAAATAGTCTATATCAAACTTTAAGCTTCATCTGTGTGAGGCCTCTGGAGTTGTGGGTTTGTGATATATGTAATGAGGAGCAGACCTGAATCACAGGAAGCTGGCACACTTCCAGCTGCTGTTCAGTCTCTGGGGTCTGACTTACCATCACCAACTTAACTGAGTTCAAGTTTCAGAACTTTAAATGGAGGCATCAGTACTTGGCACGTTTCCTGGTGACTCTCACTGCTCAAACTCGGTGGCTTGCTGTTGAAGAGTCTGAAGTGAATAATCGTGTTATTCCAGAATGCCATTCCTCAGTGCTTCACTCCTCTCCAGAGAAAGCCGCTCAAGATCTTTCCAAATATCAGGACGATCCTCCAGCTCCTCATGTAACGATCGAACAATGTCCAGTCTCCTGTAGTCTGTGGGGCTGACCAAACTGCGCACGACCTGCAGACACCTCTCCTTCAGGGTGAACACTGGggacaaacacaaacacagcatGACCTGGTCATgagggctctcaggtgctgcTCCAACACCCACCGTGCTGCTCTGAGCATGTAAGCAcagcccacagcagtgccacccacccacccaccacaGCCCCCACCAGAGAGGGGGCACGTGATTCCTGCTGTGAGGAACCCATGAAACCCCTCAGAGATCCTTTGAAGGAGGGGCTTGGCCCTGGATCTGTCCAGCACCACAGCTCTCTACCCAGAATCCCTTACCACCCCCTCCTGTGTCTGAGCGGGTCTAATTCTGCAGGGACCTGATTCCTCACTCATCCTCACACTGAAGTGCAAAGCGACCAAGTTCAGGATTCCCCCGGGGGACGGGCAGTCCTGGCCTTACCTGGCAGTGTAATGTCAGCTTTGGTCACGTTGGGGGCTGCCACGAACAGCTCCTGCTGGTTGACAAGGAGCCCATCGCCGGTCCCTTCGTCCCGGAACAGCCAGAGGTGTCCTGGGGGGAACAAGGTGGGGACGCAGCAGTTATGGCACCTTTTAATGAGCAGCAATGGGGCTCCCGtggggcacacactgctctGCACGTCTGcgccctgggcagggccaccaCCGCGGCCATGGGCACCTGTGTGAgcggggaggggaagggagaaggggaggggaggaaaaagggaaaaggaatgggcaaagaaatgggaaaggggaagagggaagggaagggaagggaaggggaaggggaagagaaggggaagggaagggaaagggaaggggaagcaaagggaaggaaagagaagggaagaaaagggaagaaaagggaagagaagggaaggggtaATGTCCCACCCCGCGCTCCCACGCCCCCACCGCACGCACCGCGGTAACTGTGGATGACGCGACCGGTGCGCGGCCGCAGCACGGGGTAGGGGCACGGCCGGCCCTGGAAGTCCAGCCACAGGGGCCGCACGCAGCGGGGGCTGTGGTTGTTGAAGACGACCTCGGAGAGCTCCCTCGAGTTCACGGAGCGCAGCGCGGCCCCGAGCCAAGGTgggcccgggcccggccccggccaCGGCAGTGGCTCCGGCACCGACCCCGGCGGCGCCATCGCGGTCCCGCTCCCGTCACCGCCCCCGTcaccggccccgccccgccccggtcACCGCCCCGCCCCGGTCACCGCCCCGCTCCGGTCACCGCCCCGGTCACCGCCCCGCTCCCGTCACCGCCCCGCCCCGATCACCGCCCCGCCCCGATCACCGCCCCGCCCCGGTCACCGCCCCGCTCCGGTTACCGCCCCGGTCACCGCCCCGCCCCAGTCACCGCCCCGCTCCGGTCACCGCCCCTGTcaccgccccgccccgctcccgtcACCGCCCCTGTcaccgccccgccccgccccgaTCACCGCCCCGCCCCAGTCACCGCCCCGCTCCGGTCACCGCCCCGTTCCGGTCACCGCCCCGCCCCGGTCACCGCCCCGCCCCggtccccgccccgccccggtcACCGCCCCGCCCCGGTCACCGCCCCGGTCACCGCCCCGCCCCGGTcaccgccccgccccgccccg from Pithys albifrons albifrons isolate INPA30051 chromosome 3, PitAlb_v1, whole genome shotgun sequence includes these protein-coding regions:
- the LOC139669228 gene encoding von Hippel-Lindau disease tumor suppressor-like; protein product: MAPPGSVPEPLPWPGPGPGPPWLGAALRSVNSRELSEVVFNNHSPRCVRPLWLDFQGRPCPYPVLRPRTGRVIHSYRGHLWLFRDEGTGDGLLVNQQELFVAAPNVTKADITLPVFTLKERCLQVVRSLVSPTDYRRLDIVRSLHEELEDRPDIWKDLERLSLERSEALRNGILE